The sequence ATTGTGAATCCTCATGCTATTCCTTCTCGAATGACtattggccaactgattgaatgTATTATGGGGAAGGTTGCTGCACACATGGGAAAGGAGGGTGATGCCACTCCCTTTACAGATGTTACTGTGGATAACATCAGCAAAGCTCTGCATAAATGTGGTTACCAGATGCGTGGTTTTGAGACCATGTACAATGGTCATACTGGGCGGCGGCTTACTGCAATGATATTCCTTGGTCCCACATACTACCAGCGGTTGAAGCATATGGTTGATGACAAGATTCATTCTAGAGGCAGAGGCCCTGTGCAAATCCTCACAAGGCAGCCTGCGGAAGGTCGGTCCCGTGATGGTGGTCTTCGTTTTGGAGAGATGGAGCGAGATTGTATGATTGCTCACGGTGCTGCTCATTTTCTGAAAGAGCGTTTATTCGATCAAAGCGACGCCTACAGGGTTCATGTTTGTGAACGCTGTGGGCTGATCGCCATTGCTAACCTCAAGAAGAATTCTTTTGAATGCAGAGGTTGCAAAAACAAGACTGACATCGTCCAGGTAAACATTCTCTCACCGCCCTACTTTTGCACCCCCAATACGAATATTATACATATGCACTGGGTCAGGGACACCTCACATGCCAAACAGTAGTTCTTATCTGTTGTCTTGAAGCTCAAAGATTTCTTCTGTTGGTGCAGGTTCATATTCCCTATGCATGCAAATTGCTTTTCCAGGAGCTAATGGCTATGGCTATAGCTCCAAGAATGCTTACCAAGGATGTCAAGCAAGCCAAAGATCAAAAGAAGAAAGGAGCTTGATTAATTTTGTCCATACTGAGAAAAAAGTTGCCTACTATATAAGGTTTAAGGTCTAATTTTACCAGGAGTCGGTTTTGCATCCCAGAATATGAGGATCTACTTGTTATTGTAGTTATAACGTATGTCATCTAGATCTCATGAGAACAACACCCTTATGAAACCTCTTTTACGTAGAGCCATCTGTCAAGGAGATGCGGTTTGAGAGTAACTCTCTCGTGTAAAATACAACATTTATATATCTGAACTCTGTGTTCGAAAAATTCCTTCTTTTTTCCGGTAGGACGAGGCTCTTTGGTAGTCTtgcatcaaaatttcataagctGGAAGTTTCTCAGTTTTCACAATGAGAAATGGGTGCAGCTCTTTTGCTTCTGATCCCTTTTTAATGCTCAACAGCCCTGTAATTGAAGTCCAGAGGTGTTTTTAACAGCTGCTCAAGAATGTATTTCTAATTTACATTTTTACACAATGAAAAAGATTTGAGTTAAACCATGTATTATCCATGATATAGTGCAGACAAGTTAAAACGGATTGGGATGTCGATTAATCCAGTTCTCTTTATCTTTTTGATTAATTTGTCTTTATGATATTTAAAGTAGAAGAAATGAGTACTATTATGTATTGTAGCAAATAAAGGACGAGTGGGCATACTGCATAAATTCTGAACTTCCCATTGTTGAGTGCTTTcatttactatatatttttggaTGAGATTAATATATAGTTAGGACTTTTAAcgtttcaaaaataatacaaacattATGCAGCATGGGTCTGATTCATTACAAAACAAATATTCTAATTTCTCCTTTTACGAGAGCTTGATTTTCAACGGATCACAATACAAATTACAGACGGAGGAAGACATGGTTTTGCAGGAGTATTTTATTTCAACAACTCACACTGACCCatccaataaaaaaataaattattcttacgaAACAACTACTTCCGCCGTGCCATATTAATTATCGTATTTCTCTTTCTACGTTTTAAGacatcataaataaaaaaaaagtactctttttattccaatttatgtgacatgtGTGACATACTTTCCTTCTTCGTCCGTTTAAAAAATActgtcatattttttttatttgacaattatttaatgatatcatactcattttattcttattgggtccacttaataataaaatacaattaaaatataaactttaaGAGGGACAATTCtgtaaattttgcaaaaattaaattttgtgtCCGATCAAATTGCGACATAAATTAGGACGGTGAGTAGTAATTTTTACTAATGTTAATTTCAAGAATATTCAATACTAAAGATAAAATCTTAATTGTACTATGACAAGTAAAATGTGTTTTCTACTCCAAAGAGAACTTTTCCAACATATTGTCCAGACGGCAGTAAAAACCTACTGTACTTATTATATTCAGATGTAAATTAGCGCTAAAATTAGCAGCAGTTTAAGTGGCTGTTGTTTTGATTCACTGAGAccaaaaaaaatggaagaaaagttaAGCAAAATCGAAAATCagcaagaagaagaagatgagggTCCACCACCTGGTTTTGACTCTATAGCTCTACCATCCCAACACACcaatgttgttgatgatgatgatgaaggacCACCTCCAGGTTGGCCATCAATTCCTCAGCAAAATAATCAACAGCTGCTCCAGGTGAGATTAatcattaaagaaataaaatcggtattaatttgattttggttttctTGAGTTACTTGTATTGTGTTAATGAAATTCAGTTTTTAAGGGTGCCTGCTTTGATTTGGAGAATTACATCCATCTGTTAAAAGATGGGAAATTAGTTAAAGGTTGAGTCTTGATGCCATATACTCGTTAATAGTGAAAAGAATATAAGAATGGGTatcaatttaattttgattttcttgagttaCCTGTATTTTGTTGATGAAATTCAGTTTTAAGGGTGTCTGCTTTGAATGTATGTATGATTGATGCGTGTAGAGAAGTATATTCTCATCTGTAAAAAGATGGGAAATTAGTTAAAGGTCGAGTCTTGATGCCATATACTTGTTAATAGTGAAAAGAATATGAATGGGTatcaatttaattttgatttttttgagttACCTTTATTTTGTGATATTCAGTTTTAAGGGCGTCTGCTTTGATTTTATGTGTGATTGATGTGTGTAGGGAAGTATATTCATCTGTAAAAAGATGGGAAATTATTTTAAGGTCGAATCTTGATGCCATATACTTGTTAATAGTGAAAAGAATATAAGAATTTCTAGAAgtaatattgttaattttttggggatttttaattgatttgtttGAAGACTCTCTATAGTTGAAATTGATCTTCATTGGACTCAACGGATTAAGTGTATTGTGCTTGTGAATTCAGTTTGAAGAATGTTCCCCATTATGATTATGTGTGAGTGAGAGTTGTGGAAAAGTACATGCATCTATCAAAAGATGGAAATTAGTTTAAGGTTGAGTCTTGATGCCATATAATTGTTACTGATGAAAAGAATATTATAACTTCTCTAAGTGATATTGTTAATTTATGGGGACTTGTCTTTTGATTTGTTAGAAAACTCTATATATAGTTGAATTTGGTCTTCATTGGCTTCCCATGATTTCCTGTATTTTGCTGGTCAATTCAGTTTGAAGTGTGCCCCTCCATTATGATTATGTATGAGTGAGACTTGTAGGCAAGTACATTCATCTGTCAAATATTAGACCAAAAAGTTGAGTCTTGATACCATTAATAACGAAAAGGTGTCGATCAATCAAACAACAATGCTGGGATACCAAACTAAAAGGATTGAGTTTATATCATTTTAGAGGATTCATCATGTTATGACTATTCTTGCTTTGACTATAATCTTGCATAACCATTCTCTTGAATGTGGGTTTGCAATGTGATAGGCAAAGTTTACATAAGGAGAGTTTGCAATGTCTAGGACATGATATGTGTAATTTTCACAAGTGTCCGAGGTCACATTTACGAATTATCTGTACAAATAGGTATGCAGAATGACAAATCTACAAGAAATTGCACTTGACATGATCAAATAATGCATAGATTGCTTGTCCTTCCTTGAACATTGAAATACTGTTTGCTACTCTTCACTAGCACCCGCACCCAGCTTTCGTCAGCTATCACGGAACTTATTGCTCTCAAGAGTTGAAAATTTTTAGAACTCTTGAGGCTATAGCAATATATATAACTATCATTATAACATTGAAAGGGGAAGAAAAGAGGAAACAGTTAATGCAGAAGTAATTGCTTCGTGAATGCAAAACTAGTTGATTCTTCAGATACACAACAGTAACTTGTGAACAGACTACTGATGTAGAGATGGAGAGCAAAGAACACGAATTGGAAGATGATGAAGATGGTCCACCACCTGGTTGGAACACTGTAATCCCACTGAAAAAAATGCGGTCTTCACCGCCAACAATAGCAGCAGTTACTTGTGGTAAGTTGTTAACTTTACTGTCAAATTACGTTTACCCTGCGCCCCCCTCTCCCGCTCCCTCTTTTACTTCTCGCACACAAACAAAACACCCatctttcttttcctattttccaGGTCATGACTTCCTATTGTATCTTATACACAGTGGGATAGATATTTTATCCTGCAAAGTTTTTGAAATGGAGTAGCAAAAAACATTAGAATTGCTTTTAAATACTATTGTCAGCTCCACTAGATTAATGCCTCAATTGAACCAATTTGTAAAAGATAGTGGTTGGCCTTCTTTTAGATCTGCGCTAGATTGGTTCTTGAAACTCAACTCTTCAAATTATGTGTAGATATAATCTATGGAAGTCAATGACCATGAACCGTGTTGAAACATAAAGACCGTTGGTGACACCTTCTTTCAATGttgatgttttctttttttttgtatcttttaaGCAATGATCATTTTGAAATGTTttacttgagtcgagggtctatcagaaacaacctcccTACCTGCACAAGGTAGGGATAAGGTCTGAATATACACCACCCTTCCCAGATCCCacttatgggattacactggatatcttcttgttgttgttgctttaaaGAGATAATCACGTGGGACCACTATTTGGTTATTGTAACGTCATTCGTACTGGCTGGCATTTTATGTAGCTTCTTTTGCACTTATGTGCTTGTTGGTTGTCACATTTGCTATGATGTTACTTAAGTATATTACTGATGGTGCTTTTCCTTGCTTATTTGTTTTCAGTGTGCTTTAACACAGACCATATTGTTGATTTACTGTAGAAGGGGATAActccattaaaaaaaattagtataagCTTACTAAAATCTGCTCTTTTTGGTTCTTATGTAATGTTTCTTAAAGGTTTGCAATTCACTAACTTATTCTTTCCAAACATTTAAGTTACCAATTGAAAAGTATTACTATGCGTAGCTTATGATCCACGTTAGTATCTTATGCATTAAGGATGCTATTATGTGAATAAGCTCAGATGCTTGCTTCATCTAGTTGTCGAGCAAGATTAGAGGAATATGGGGATGAATGAGTCTTCTTTATTTGCTTGGTTCATAAGATTTAACCTTCTGACTTTCAGATGtagaaatgaagaaagaaaaagtcATTGAAGATGAAGATAATGGTCCACCACCAGTATGGAAGCTGACTGCTCAACTACCGATGCTACAAACATCTACACCAGCATCAGGGACACACGGAGCTCCTCTTGCTGGTGAGTCCTCCCTTTCTACTCAGATCCAAAGTTTCcacttttaaatttcaattgattGCTAAAATACACTAGTCTCAATTACTTAATGCAAGCCTTGTGTTTTCCTGAATTAGTCCATAACACCAATCGGGCCTCATTTATACAACAGACCTTCAGTGCAAGTTCATGTTTGTTGATCAGTATGGTAACAGAGATGGCATACCCCAGTATCTTTGTGTTGATTGAAACTGCTGGTGGGATGTGATTGAAGTAAGATGGGCCAAACTGAGACGAAATTATCCATTTGAGCTCGTAAAATGACGACGGATGAATTATTATATTCAAGATAATGGAATAATCAAGAGATAATAAAAACTTATTCTTGCCAAACAATGAATCTAATAAATTGAAAGTAATTCTATGCAAGACTTGTGATAGCATTAGTATCTTCCATGTTATGGATTCTCTCATGTGAATGTGCTTAGATGTTGGCTTTATCTAGTTGTCCAGTAAATTATGAGGAATTTGGGGATGTATGAGTTCTTTATCCATTTGGTTCGTCAGAATTAGGCTTCTGAATTTCAGATATAGAaatggagaaaaaagaaaaagtcatcGAAGATGAAGATAATGGTCCACCTCCAGGATGGCAGTTGACCCCTCAACTACCGCCGCTACAAACATCTACACCAGCATCAGGGACAGAAGGAGCGGCTCTTGCTGGTGAATCCTCCCCTTTTTACTCAAATTTGAAGTGTCCTTGGTTACAATTCTATTGGTTTGTGCTAAAATATACTAGTGTCAATTACTTTCTGAATTGGTCCATAATATCATTCCGGCCCTCATTTATGTAACAGACCTCCAGTATAAGTTCATGTTTGTTGATCAGTATGGTCAGAGAGATGGTATGCCCTAATGTCTTTGTGTAGATTGAAACTGCAGGTGGGATGTGATTGAAGTAAGGTCTGGCAAACTGAGAAGAAATTAATTCCATTTGAGCACGTAAAAATGACGAGTGATGAACTATATTCAAGATATGAAAATAATCAAGGGACAATACAATCAACAGTGCAGCTCAATCCCAACTAGTGGGGTCGGCTATATGAGTCCACCATGTCCATTCTGCTCTATATGGGCTCAGTTTCATTCCAATACTCAACTATTGTCTATTAACACAAATTATGGGTTAATGT comes from Capsicum annuum cultivar UCD-10X-F1 chromosome 2, UCD10Xv1.1, whole genome shotgun sequence and encodes:
- the LOC107859099 gene encoding uncharacterized protein LOC107859099 isoform X1, whose amino-acid sequence is MEEKLSKIENQQEEEDEGPPPGFDSIALPSQHTNVVDDDDEGPPPGWPSIPQQNNQQLLQTTDVEMESKEHELEDDEDGPPPGWNTVIPLKKMRSSPPTIAAVTCDVEMKKEKVIEDEDNGPPPVWKLTAQLPMLQTSTPASGTHGAPLADIEMEKKEKVIEDEDNGPPPGWQLTPQLPPLQTSTPASGTEGAALAAFVDVEMVSKQDCGVEKEGRTLGSESIPMTRHSSPYTPPPQSSSSVASSEMEMGSKQEGTKNEEVRPQIEKQPMPYLRQMKPIMPQSSSHAATVSAEMGQMVCGSCRQLLSYPQGAKLVKCPCCQTVNLVLEAQYVGQVKCGGCAVLLMYPYGAPSVRCSSCRHMTKIGAHNRRPPQSVQQPRRRHPSYQVR
- the LOC107859099 gene encoding uncharacterized protein LOC107859099 isoform X2, whose protein sequence is MEEKLSKIENQQEEEDEGPPPGFDSIALPSQHTNVVDDDDEGPPPGWPSIPQQNNQQLLQTTDVEMESKEHELEDDEDGPPPGWNTVIPLKKMRSSPPTIAAVTCDVEMKKEKVIEDEDNGPPPVWKLTAQLPMLQTSTPASGTHGAPLADIEMEKKEKVIEDEDNGPPPGWQLTPQLPPLQTSTPASGTEGAALAAFVDVEMVSKQDCGVEKEGRTLGSESIPMTRHSSPYTPPPQSSSSVASEMEMGSKQEGTKNEEVRPQIEKQPMPYLRQMKPIMPQSSSHAATVSAEMGQMVCGSCRQLLSYPQGAKLVKCPCCQTVNLVLEAQYVGQVKCGGCAVLLMYPYGAPSVRCSSCRHMTKIGAHNRRPPQSVQQPRRRHPSYQVR
- the LOC107859099 gene encoding uncharacterized protein LOC107859099 isoform X3, encoding MEEKLSKIENQQEEEDEGPPPGFDSIALPSQHTNVVDDDDEGPPPGWPSIPQQNNQQLLQTTDVEMESKEHELEDDEDGPPPGWNTVIPLKKMRSSPPTIAAVTCDVEMKKEKVIEDEDNGPPPVWKLTAQLPMLQTSTPASGTHGAPLADIEMEKKEKVIEDEDNGPPPGWQLTPQLPPLQTSTPASGTEGAALADVEMVSKQDCGVEKEGRTLGSESIPMTRHSSPYTPPPQSSSSVASSEMEMGSKQEGTKNEEVRPQIEKQPMPYLRQMKPIMPQSSSHAATVSAEMGQMVCGSCRQLLSYPQGAKLVKCPCCQTVNLVLEAQYVGQVKCGGCAVLLMYPYGAPSVRCSSCRHMTKIGAHNRRPPQSVQQPRRRHPSYQVR